The Stigmatella ashevillena genomic sequence CGCCATCATCAAAGAGGTGGTGCCGAAGGTCGTCAACGTGCTGAAGCTCACGGACATCCTCCAGCGGCTCGTGGAGGAGGAGATCTCCGTGAGAGATCTCCGCGGCGTCCTCCAGTCCTTGTCCGAGTACGGTCAGGTGGAGGCCGACAACGTCATGCTCACCGAGCATGTGCGCTCGTCCCTGCGGCGCTACATCTCCCACAAGTACGCGCGTGGAACCGGCACCCTGGTCGTCTACCTGCTGGATCCGCAGATCGAGGAGGCCATCCGCGGCTCCATCAAGCGCACCTCGGCGGGCACGCACCTGGCCCTGGAGCCCGAACTGGCGCAGGAGATCGTCCAGGCCGTCAAGGCCGAGTGTGGCCACCTGCCGCCGAGCGCGCAGCGCCCCGTCATCCTCACCGCGATGGACATCCGGCGCTACGTCCGCAAGCTGCTGGAGTACGAGTTCAACCCGCCGTTCTCCGTGCTCAGCTACCAGGAGCTCGCGCCCGACCTCAACATCCAGCCCGTGGCGCGCATCTCCACCCGGTAGTCCGGCGGTGCCCTCCGGTCCTCACCGCCGCTGGTACAGGGCGGTGATGCTGGAGCCCCAGTCCGCTCTCATCACCTTCATGCCCAACGGGGCGAACGCGGGGGACTGGAGCGTCTGGCCGGCGATGACAGCCCGTGCCCCAGGCTTGAGTTCCTCCAGCTTGACGGCCAACTGCTGCATCAGCTGTGGGCTGTAGCAGGTCCCGTGGGCGAAGACGACGTCGGTATCCTTGAAGTCCACCTCCAGCATGTCCCCGTCGATGAACTCGATGCGCTGGCCGTGGTGCTCGGGCGGCAGTTGGGGGCGGAACTCCGCGTCATAGCGCTGGAGCACCTGCCGGGCCGCGTCTCCCAGGCCCGGCAACAGCTCGATCCCCACCAGGCGGCCGAAGGGAAAAAGCATGGCCGCCAGCAGCGTCGCCTTGCCCGTGCCCGAGCCGAGATCGATGAACGTCTCGCCCGGCTGGGGGGACACGGCGCTCACCATTTCGTGGAACGGGGCGGGGAGCACCTCGCCGTAGGTGAGGGAGGCATCCCCCCGGCCCGTCCGCTGCTTCTCCGTCCGGGCAATCTCATACCCCGGGAGGTTGCCGTAGAGCTGGTCGAAGATCTCTTGTGCGCGCGTGAGTTCCATGGCGCGTCAGCTTAGCTGACGCGAAGCGCGGGCTGCCATGGCCGTCACACGGGCGGCCAAGGCTCACGCCCCGGCAATCAGCGCCACGATGATGCCGATGGCCAGCAGGGCGAAGACGCCCATGACCACCAGCGGCACCATCTTCTGCTTGGTGAACATGCCGCCGCTGGGGGCTGGCTCGTCGGGGAAGCTCCTCACGACGGGACGCGGAGGCTCCGGCGGGGGCGGGGGCTCCTCCTCCTTGACCGGCTCGGGCGGAGGCGGCTCGGGTGGGGGCGGCTCGGGGGGCGGCTCGGGGGGCGGCTCCGGGCGCTTGGGCGGCAGGGGCCGCGGCAAGGGCTGGTTGGGCGTGTGCTCCTCTTCCTCTTCCTCACCGCCGTCGTCCACGGGCTCGTGGGGAATCACCACCGAGGGCTCGGGCAGGTCCGTGGGGTCCACGTAGAGCAGGCGGGTGCTGCCCACCTCCAGCTCATCCCCGTCCTTGAGCGTCTTGCGGTTGATCTTCTTCTTGTTGACCTTGATGCCGTTGCGGCTTCCCAGGTCCTCGACGTGCGTGCCGGACCAGTCGCGGCGCAGCTTGGCGTGGCGCCGGGAGACCAGGTCCTCCTCGAAGGTGACGTCCGCCGTCTCGTCCCGGCCGATGACGATCTCCTGCGCGTCGTTGATCTCGATGCGCTCGCCTTCGCGGGCGCCGTTCATGATGCGGAAGTAGGGGCCCTCACCGCTGGTGAGGCCGCGCATCACGTCCTTCACCAGGCTGCGGGCGACGAAGGACGTCTTGTCCGTTCCGACGTTGAGCGACATGGCCGCGACGTGGCTGAAGCGCACGTCGTACTGGGCGATGCCGATGATGTCCCCGTTGCGCAGGCGGTGCTTCTCGCCCTTGGGCAGGGGCTTGCCGTTGATCTGCGTGCCATAGGCGCTGCCCAGATCCTCCAGGAAGAAGAGGTTGCCCTCCTGGGAGATCCGCGCGTGGTTGCGCGAGACGGCCTGTTGCGCGAGCACCACCTGGCAGGCTTTGTCGCGGCCCAGGGTGATGACCGCCTCGTCGATGACGAGTTCGGTGGGCTTGGCGGCACTGCCCGCCTCGCTGCGCTGAGTGACGGTCAACCGAACGCTCATCGCGAGGACTTCATGGGGGAGATGGGTGGAAGGAGAGGAACGGGCTCAGTAGCTGTCCTGCGAGAGGAATTTCTCGCACGACTCGGTCTCGGAAGGGAACTCCTCGGCCACGCCGTACTTGAGGAAATTCTTGCAGGCAATGGTCGCCGCATCCCGCTTCTGGGCCTCTGAGTAGATCTTGAACAATCCGTAGTGGCACCGGGCGTACTTGCCATCCAGCCGCAGGCACTTCTTGTAGGTGCGCTCCTCTTCGGCGACCAGCCCTTTCTCGTTGTACTGCACCGCCATGGTGTAGAGGGCATCCGCGGTGTTCTCCGCCGCCAGCGTCTCGCGCTCCTCCTTGCCCGCCGAGTCGATGAGGGCCGCCTTGCGCTGGGCGATGGCCAGGTTGTTGAGGCACTGGGGGTTCTTCGCCTCCAGCCGGACGCAGGTGCTGAAGGCCTCGCGGGCCTCGGCGAAGCGGCTGAGCTCCATGAGGGCCACGCCGTAGTCGTTCCAGACGTTGGACACGTCCGGGGCCAACTGGGCCGCCTGGCTGATGTGCTCCACCGCCTCCTCGAAATTGCCCTCGCTGTAGGCGATGATGCCCAGGTTGTGGTGGGCGTTGGCGATGTTGGGGTTCACCGCGAGGATGGTGCGGAACTCCTTCTTGGCCTCCGCCGCCTTCTCCATCTTCATCAGCGTCAGGCCCAGGTTGTAGCGGGCCTCGAGGTAGTCTGGGTTGACCTTCAGGGCCCGCTGGAAGTTGTCGTGGGCCTTTCCGTAGGCGCCTTCCTCCAGATAGATGAAGCCGAGGTTCTGGTAGGCCTGGGCCTGCTCCTGGTTGAAGCGCAGCGCCTTGATGAAGTGCTTCTTGGCCTCCTCCTTCTTGCCTGCCTGGAGGCTGATGAGGCCCTTGTTCACCCACAGGTCCGCATAGTGGGGGGAGAACTCCAGGCCCAGGTCGCAGTAGACCTCCGCTCGCGTGAGGTCGCCGATGGCGAGCTGCTGGGTACACAGCTCGTTGTTGTAGAGGGCGCGCTCGTGCACGGCAGGCTTGGAGATGCAGGCGGTCGCGGCCAGCAGGGGCAGCGCGCAGAGAAATGGGGTCAGACGCATGGCGCGGCGAGTGTAGGGGAGCGGGCGCCGGGGGATCAACGCCCTCTCGATATGAATTCCAGGCTGTTTTCCAAGGGTTACGCCTGTAGAGTCCCGCCCACCATGCGTACGCTCCTTTGTACCCTCGGCCTCATCACGGCCCTGTTCGGGGCCCTTCCCGCTCACGCTCAGTTCGACAACAACAGCATCGGTTTGTCCCTGGGTTACATGAACTTCCAGAAGACGGCCGGCCTGGAGGGCGGCATGTTCCTCGGGATTGAAGCCAGCCACTACATCGAGGGGGGCTTCGACTTTGTGTCCCTCACGAAGCTGTCCTTTCCAAAGGACCCGATCTCCAACAAGCGGGTGGTGGGGGTCGCTCCCTCGGCCGGTATCCGCTACCTCTTCCTGGAAGAGTCCATTCGCCCCTACGCCGGGGCCGACCTCAGCTACCTGTTCGTCTTCCGGACCGAGAGCACCGGGCAGTACGTGGGGATCGGGCCCAATGTGGGGATCGACCTGTTCGTCACTGACTCGGTGAGCGTCGGGGTGCGCGGACAGTATATCTTCTACATCGCGCTCAATGAGGAGACGCAGCACTCGTTGGCGTTCTCCGCCGGCGCGGCGGCTTACTTCTAAGCGCCCCGCTTCTTCGCGCCACTTCAGGGAGGCTCCTCCGTCATGCGTCGCTTGCCGTGCTCCGTTCTGCTCGTCCTCGGGTTGTCTCTGGGGACCTTCGTGGGGTGTGGAGGAGGAGAGACGCCCGCGCCGCCTGATGCGGGCCCGCCGCCCGTGCTCGACGCGGGCCCTCCCGACGCAGGCCCCCCCGATGCGGGCCCGCCCATCGATCTGGTCCCGCCCTCCGTCACTTCGCACTCCCCGGCAAACGGCGCCATCGCCGTGCCGCCCGAGAGCCGCATCGAGATTCTCTTCAGCGAGCCGATGCGGACCGGCGAGGGCTTGCTGCAGATCATCCCGGGCGCCACGTTTCCGGACAATGGCCTGGTGAAGGTCCGTCCCGGGGACTGGGATGCCTCCGGCCGCCAGGTGTCGCTCGCCTTCCCCAATGGGCTGCCCCGGAAGACGAAGCTGACGGTCATCCTCGCCCAGTTCCTGGACGTGGCCGGCAATCCGGTTCAGCCCTCCGTCACCTTCAGTTTCACGGTGGGCGATGGCGAGGCCCCCCGGGTGACGGCCTCCACCCCCAGCGAGGGCGCCAGCCAGGTGCCCCTCTCCACGTCAGAGGTCTCCTTCACCTTCAATGAGCCCATGGACACGTCCGCGGGTGCGCTCGTGGCCCTCGGGGGGCTCACCCTGGGCCCGGCCGCGTGGACAGGGACCCAGGTGCTCACGGCGCCCATCGCCAGCCCCCTTGCCAACGATGGCCTCTATTCGGTGCGGCTCGACGGGTTCCGCAACGTTCATGGCAAGGCGCTCGATGGGGCGCCGTCCCTGGGCGATGGCAAGCTGGACTTCGGCACGGGCCCGGATGTCATCCCGCCCACGGTGGTCAGCACCAGCCCGGCCGAGGGGTCCACGAACGTGGCGCCCGAGTACACCTCGATCGTGGTGGTGACCTTCAGCGAGCCCATGAAGAAGACCGTGGGCAAGGCCGAACTGGTGGACGGCGCCACCAAGACGGTGCTCACGCCCGCCTGGTCCGACGACGGCTTCACCGTCACCTATGACGTGCAGTTCCAACTGCGCCACAATGCGACCCTGGGCATCGCGTTCACCGGCTTCCAGGATCTGGTGGGCAATGCGTTCGAGCCGAAGGCCTACCTGGGCAACGGCGTGCTCAATTTCACGACGTCCGTGGATACCACCAAGCCCTATCTTGAGGCCTCCAATCCAGCGGACGGCGCGGAAGACGTGTACCCCGTGGAGGTGTACCTCACCGGGAGCACCCCCGCGACGGGCTTCCGCAAGCGCTTCACCTTCCTGTTCAGCGAGCCGATGAACACCAGCCTGACCCGCGTCACGCTGCACGAGGCGGCCAACCCGGGCACCTTCCGCAGCTTTGATGGGACCTGGGCCGCCGACCGGAGGACTCTGACGGTCACCGTCACGCCGGCCGCCACCGGGCAGCTCCCCGTGTCCGAGACGCGCCTCTACTATATGGATGTGACGGGCATGAAGGATGCCTCGGGCAACCCCCTGGAGACGGCCTTTCCGGGGCCGGGCGGGGATGGGCGGGTCGAGTTCCGCACGTTGGGTGATTTGCCGAGGCTCGACCACGCCTGCGGGCACGCGCTCGCCGTGACCCCGACGGCCGTCACCGCGACCGCGAGCTTCACGGGGACCACTCCCCGCACGGATCTGCTCCATGGGCACTATGCCGTGACGCTTCCCGGCGCGAACGCCAACTTCACGGGCTTCACCCGGATGCGGCTGGGCTTCGAGCGGCTCTACTACGCCTTCCTGAGCAGCAACGTGCCCCTGACGGTGACGGATGGGACGAGCGGCGCGGTGCTCGAGGTGCTCCAGGAGTCCGTGCCTCCCGCCTGCGGTGCCATCACGCACATGGCCACCTTCCGCTCGACGGCCAATCCGGAGCTGCGGGCGCGCTTTGGCCAGGCCTCGGCCCCCACGTTCCGCTTCGTCTTGGAAGAGCAGGACTGAGCGGGGCGCCGTGTCCGCTCAGGGGCGGGTGGGCTGGCGCATCCGCGCGCTGGGAAGCCGGCCCCGCGCGGACGGGGAGGGGAGCAGGGCGGTGGCCACCAGCAGCGTCCACTTTTCATCGGAGAGGTGCGTGGGCTTCTCCATCGCCAGTGCGTCCTGAAGCCGCGCGCCCAGCGTGGCGAAGAGCCGGAGCCGTGCCTCCATGCTCAGCTCCTCCCGGCGGAGGGCCGCGGAGAAGATGACGTCCCGCTCCTCCGTGGAGAGCTTCTTCACCCGGGAGATGAAGAGGGTATCGGCCAGCAGCCCCTCCTCGGCGGGGGTACCCAGTGCCGAGGGGACTTTGAGGCGGCGCTCTCGGACGACGATGGTTCCGGCCAGCATGTCCCCCAGCCGCTGGTGCGAGCGGGACAGCAGCGCCGAGATGCCTCCCACCAGGTACAGGAAGGGCAGCCGGTCCACGGGCCGGGCCAGGTTGCGCAGCGCCGCGTGGTAGAAGCCGATGCGCACGCCGCTCTCCTGGATGACGCGTAAGGAGAGCAGGCGCTTGCCCACCGTCTGGCCGCTCCACGCCGTCTCCAGGGAGATGGCGTAGCCCCAATCCACCAGGAAGTAGATGACGACGCTGAGCGCGCTGGCGAAGCCCGGGAAGAACGCCAGCGCCATGTTGAGCCCCAACAATATGGCTGAAGAGCCGATGACGACGATGAGCGTGTCCACCAGCCAGGCGAGGAAGCGCGAGCAGACGCCCGCGAGCGTGAAGCGAAACTCCACATACTCGGGGGTGAGGACGGTATGGTTGCCGTCGAGAAGGGGCGCTGGCGGGGACGTCACGGCATCAGTCTAGCCAGGAGAGCGGGCGGACAGGAGAGCGTCATTCCGCAGTCTTGCGCAGATCGGTTAATCTGAATTCTCCCGTGTCCGCCACCGAGTCCTCCTGGGTCCAGCGCCTCTGGCCCGCGGCGATCTTCCAATTCGCCCTCATCGCCGGTGTGACGCAGCTCAAGACGGCTGCCAACGCCTTGGTGTTGTCGCGCTTCGAGTCCCAGGCGCTGCCCTACCTGTACCTGGTGGGCGCCCTCATGACCGCCGTGCTGACGGTGCTGCCGCGCTCACGTCCGGATGCGCCCACCGAGTCTCCGGGGCTCATCACCGTGATGGGCAGCATCCTCGCGCTGGGGCTGGCGGCGGGGGTGTCCGCGGGCCAGCGGCTGCCTGCGCTCGCGCTCTACCTGTTCGCGGACACCTTCACCACCTTCGTCTCCCTGCGCTTCTGGGGGCGGATGGCCTCGGCCTTCGATGCGCGGGAGGCCCGCCGCGCCTTCACGATTCTCAACGGCTTCGGCATGGGGGGCGGCATCATCGGCGGGCTCCTGGTGCAGGCCCTGGCCGTGCGGCTGGGCACCTCCGTGGTGGTGGCCAGCGGCGCGGTGGGGCTGCTCGCGGCCGGCATCGTCTTCCACTTCAACATGGGCGTGGTGCCCATCGTCCCGCGTCCCCGGCATGCCGCTTCCACCGCCGCGGCGCCCTGGCTCTACTTCGCCCAGAGCCCTTATGCCCAGGTGCTGGGCGCGCTGGGCATCGCCTTCGCCGTGCTCTCCTCCTTCGTGGACTATCTGTTCCGGCTGAGGGTGGAGGGCACCCTGAGCGAGGATGGGCTGGCGGCGCTCTTCGGCTCGTTGCAGTTGTGGATCGGCCTGTTCTGCGTGGCCTTCCAACTGCTGCTCGCCGAGCGGCTGCTGGGGCGGTTGGGGTTGCTGCGCTACCTGGC encodes the following:
- a CDS encoding RDD family protein, translating into MTSPPAPLLDGNHTVLTPEYVEFRFTLAGVCSRFLAWLVDTLIVVIGSSAILLGLNMALAFFPGFASALSVVIYFLVDWGYAISLETAWSGQTVGKRLLSLRVIQESGVRIGFYHAALRNLARPVDRLPFLYLVGGISALLSRSHQRLGDMLAGTIVVRERRLKVPSALGTPAEEGLLADTLFISRVKKLSTEERDVIFSAALRREELSMEARLRLFATLGARLQDALAMEKPTHLSDEKWTLLVATALLPSPSARGRLPSARMRQPTRP
- a CDS encoding methyltransferase domain-containing protein — its product is MELTRAQEIFDQLYGNLPGYEIARTEKQRTGRGDASLTYGEVLPAPFHEMVSAVSPQPGETFIDLGSGTGKATLLAAMLFPFGRLVGIELLPGLGDAARQVLQRYDAEFRPQLPPEHHGQRIEFIDGDMLEVDFKDTDVVFAHGTCYSPQLMQQLAVKLEELKPGARAVIAGQTLQSPAFAPLGMKVMRADWGSSITALYQRR
- a CDS encoding tetratricopeptide repeat protein, whose translation is MRLTPFLCALPLLAATACISKPAVHERALYNNELCTQQLAIGDLTRAEVYCDLGLEFSPHYADLWVNKGLISLQAGKKEEAKKHFIKALRFNQEQAQAYQNLGFIYLEEGAYGKAHDNFQRALKVNPDYLEARYNLGLTLMKMEKAAEAKKEFRTILAVNPNIANAHHNLGIIAYSEGNFEEAVEHISQAAQLAPDVSNVWNDYGVALMELSRFAEAREAFSTCVRLEAKNPQCLNNLAIAQRKAALIDSAGKEERETLAAENTADALYTMAVQYNEKGLVAEEERTYKKCLRLDGKYARCHYGLFKIYSEAQKRDAATIACKNFLKYGVAEEFPSETESCEKFLSQDSY
- a CDS encoding FHA domain-containing protein, translating into MSVRLTVTQRSEAGSAAKPTELVIDEAVITLGRDKACQVVLAQQAVSRNHARISQEGNLFFLEDLGSAYGTQINGKPLPKGEKHRLRNGDIIGIAQYDVRFSHVAAMSLNVGTDKTSFVARSLVKDVMRGLTSGEGPYFRIMNGAREGERIEINDAQEIVIGRDETADVTFEEDLVSRRHAKLRRDWSGTHVEDLGSRNGIKVNKKKINRKTLKDGDELEVGSTRLLYVDPTDLPEPSVVIPHEPVDDGGEEEEEEHTPNQPLPRPLPPKRPEPPPEPPPEPPPPEPPPPEPVKEEEPPPPPEPPRPVVRSFPDEPAPSGGMFTKQKMVPLVVMGVFALLAIGIIVALIAGA
- a CDS encoding Ig-like domain-containing protein: MRRLPCSVLLVLGLSLGTFVGCGGGETPAPPDAGPPPVLDAGPPDAGPPDAGPPIDLVPPSVTSHSPANGAIAVPPESRIEILFSEPMRTGEGLLQIIPGATFPDNGLVKVRPGDWDASGRQVSLAFPNGLPRKTKLTVILAQFLDVAGNPVQPSVTFSFTVGDGEAPRVTASTPSEGASQVPLSTSEVSFTFNEPMDTSAGALVALGGLTLGPAAWTGTQVLTAPIASPLANDGLYSVRLDGFRNVHGKALDGAPSLGDGKLDFGTGPDVIPPTVVSTSPAEGSTNVAPEYTSIVVVTFSEPMKKTVGKAELVDGATKTVLTPAWSDDGFTVTYDVQFQLRHNATLGIAFTGFQDLVGNAFEPKAYLGNGVLNFTTSVDTTKPYLEASNPADGAEDVYPVEVYLTGSTPATGFRKRFTFLFSEPMNTSLTRVTLHEAANPGTFRSFDGTWAADRRTLTVTVTPAATGQLPVSETRLYYMDVTGMKDASGNPLETAFPGPGGDGRVEFRTLGDLPRLDHACGHALAVTPTAVTATASFTGTTPRTDLLHGHYAVTLPGANANFTGFTRMRLGFERLYYAFLSSNVPLTVTDGTSGAVLEVLQESVPPACGAITHMATFRSTANPELRARFGQASAPTFRFVLEEQD